The genomic region CCCCGTTGGGACCGAGCAGTCCCACGATTTCCCCTTCCTTGACCGACAAGGAGACGCCGTTGACCACCGTGCGTTTCCGATAACGCTTGACCAGTCCTTCAGCTTCCAGGATCGCCATGAAGTTTATTGCTTGGTTTGGGAGGTGGATGAATCGGACGGTTCTTCGGTTTTGGGGTGCAGGATGATTTTCACCCGCTTGGTATCGGAGCTGGCCTCCCCCGCCTTGATTACATCGTTGATCTGGTCGTACTCGATCCGGTCGCTGGCATACTCGTTCTGACCCTGATGCACGATCGCGTTGTCGATCAGAATGATGAGATCCTGGTCCACATAATATTCGGCCTGCTTGGAGGTGCCGTGAATTTCTTCTTCGCCGGGCTTGGGGGTTTGTCGGAAGCGGACCGGATCGCCGTAGGCGATCACCTTTTCCACCCTGCCTCCGGGACTATAGGCGACCAGTTTGTCGGACTTCAGATGCAGGCTGCCCTGGATCAAAACCACATCGCCCGTATAGGTGCTTCGATCGGTTTTCTTGTCGTAAAAAGCGGTGTTGGCTTCGATATAGACCGGTTGCTCGGAATCGTCTTCCAGCGCCGTCGCCGGCCCGACCAGGCAGGCCGATAAAAAGCATAGCAAAGGTAAAGGTCTCAAAACTGGGTTCCGGTTCGAAAAACTGCGCTGCAAACTCATTTCAAATAACCGCCGATGATATCATCGAAA from Methylohalobius crimeensis 10Ki harbors:
- the lptA gene encoding lipopolysaccharide transport periplasmic protein LptA, producing MRPLPLLCFLSACLVGPATALEDDSEQPVYIEANTAFYDKKTDRSTYTGDVVLIQGSLHLKSDKLVAYSPGGRVEKVIAYGDPVRFRQTPKPGEEEIHGTSKQAEYYVDQDLIILIDNAIVHQGQNEYASDRIEYDQINDVIKAGEASSDTKRVKIILHPKTEEPSDSSTSQTKQ